A genome region from uncultured Desulfovibrio sp. includes the following:
- the ahbD gene encoding heme b synthase translates to MDGHTAHPAAGHPGGHPGHPGGHPGGKPGGHPGGRPRLLPDGSPTCKLIAWEVTRSCNLACKHCRAEAHPEPYPGELSTEEAKALIDTFPEVGNPIIIFTGGDPMMRPDVYDLVAYAHGKGLHCAFSPNGTLITPELAQKIRDAGVERVSISIDGADAASHDDFRGVPGAFEASMRGIDYLKQAGVPFQINTTVTRNNLHSFRDIFHLCERIGAAAWHIFLLVPMGRASGLADQVISAQEYEDVLHWLYDFRKTTSMHLKATCAPHYYRIMRQRAHEEGIAVTPDTFGMDALTRGCLGGTGFCFISHTGQVQPCGYLELNCGNIRETPFPEIWRNSSYFRQFRDQSAYEGKCGVCEFHKVCGGCRARAWSMTGNHMGPEPLCTYEPKRQAR, encoded by the coding sequence ATGGACGGACATACCGCACATCCCGCAGCCGGACATCCCGGCGGACACCCCGGGCATCCGGGGGGACATCCAGGGGGAAAGCCGGGAGGCCATCCCGGCGGCAGGCCGCGCCTGCTGCCCGACGGCTCCCCCACCTGCAAGCTCATTGCCTGGGAGGTGACCCGCTCCTGCAACCTGGCCTGCAAGCACTGCCGGGCCGAGGCGCACCCGGAACCCTATCCGGGCGAGCTGTCCACCGAAGAGGCCAAGGCCCTCATCGACACCTTCCCCGAGGTGGGCAATCCCATCATCATTTTCACCGGCGGCGATCCCATGATGCGCCCCGATGTCTATGACCTGGTGGCCTATGCCCACGGCAAGGGACTGCATTGCGCCTTTTCGCCCAACGGCACCCTCATCACGCCGGAACTGGCACAGAAAATCCGCGATGCCGGTGTGGAGCGGGTCTCCATCTCCATTGACGGGGCCGATGCCGCCAGTCATGACGACTTCCGCGGCGTGCCCGGCGCCTTCGAGGCCTCCATGCGGGGCATCGACTACCTCAAGCAGGCAGGGGTGCCCTTCCAGATCAATACCACGGTGACCCGCAACAATCTGCACAGCTTCCGGGATATCTTCCACCTGTGCGAACGCATCGGAGCCGCGGCGTGGCACATCTTCCTGCTGGTGCCCATGGGCCGGGCCTCCGGTCTGGCCGATCAGGTCATCAGCGCCCAGGAGTACGAGGACGTGCTGCACTGGCTCTATGACTTCCGCAAGACCACCAGCATGCACCTCAAGGCCACCTGTGCGCCGCACTATTACCGCATCATGCGGCAGCGCGCCCACGAGGAAGGCATTGCCGTCACGCCCGACACCTTCGGCATGGATGCCCTGACCCGCGGCTGCCTGGGCGGCACGGGCTTCTGCTTCATCAGTCATACGGGGCAGGTGCAGCCCTGCGGCTACCTGGAGCTGAACTGCGGCAACATCCGGGAAACGCCCTTCCCGGAAATCTGGCGCAACAGCAGCTACTTCCGGCAGTTCCGCGACCAGTCCGCCTACGAGGGCAAATGCGGCGTCTGCGAATTCCACAAGGTCTGCGGCGGCTGCCGCGCCCGTGCCTGGAGCATGACCGGCAATCACATGGGGCCTGAACCCCTGTGCACCTACGAACCCAAACGGCAGGCCCGCTAG
- a CDS encoding AsnC family transcriptional regulator, whose product MPHTTQPVPDGATFSPEPVTLDALDRQLLDIIQTAFPLTPRPYADLGTMVGISEQEAFERIRSLRQRHIIRRLGANFQSSKLGFVSTLCAAKVDDDKMDAFVAAVNACPGVTHNYLREHRYNIWFTCIGPSREDVQHTLDQITARTGVPILNLPATRLFKIRVDFRMKDGK is encoded by the coding sequence ATGCCACACACCACGCAGCCCGTGCCCGACGGCGCCACCTTTTCTCCCGAACCGGTGACCCTGGATGCCCTGGACAGGCAGCTGCTGGACATTATCCAGACTGCCTTTCCCCTGACGCCCCGCCCCTATGCCGACCTGGGAACCATGGTGGGCATCAGCGAGCAGGAAGCCTTTGAGCGCATCCGCTCCCTGCGCCAGCGCCACATCATCCGCCGGCTGGGGGCCAATTTTCAGTCCTCCAAGCTGGGCTTTGTCTCCACCCTCTGCGCTGCCAAGGTGGACGATGACAAGATGGACGCCTTTGTGGCCGCGGTCAACGCCTGCCCGGGCGTGACGCACAACTATCTGCGCGAGCACCGCTACAATATCTGGTTCACCTGCATCGGCCCCTCTCGCGAGGACGTGCAGCACACCCTGGATCAGATCACTGCCCGCACGGGGGTCCCCATTCTCAATCTGCCGGCCACCAGACTGTTCAAGATCCGGGTGGATTTCCGCATGAAGGACGGCAAATAA
- a CDS encoding NAD(P)/FAD-dependent oxidoreductase has product MTCDVCIIGGGPAGTRAARLLAAEGKSVVLVESAELGGTCLNRGCIPTKMLLGAVTTRASVQALNKLRVLSGDVSLEFPAMHTRMRRFVSGTRQALSKQLTAAGITVMEGHATCLEPGLVRVDGNEGSHHVRAADIIIATGSRPAAFPGLAADHLAVLDSTDLLASSDIPDSLLIVGGGVIGLELADVYSALGSRITIVEAAPHILPAEDDDIAAEMARACKKKGQSVICGIRATSLESRDGQAVLMLENGQIFTATRALMAVGRSPNTAGLDCDKLGCTLDRRGAVMVDTYLQAAPHVYAVGDVNGRVQLAHAAEHQALYVSRLLLGQIHAPYDDGPVPACVYGSTEVMRVGLTARAAAARGKVTVSVAPLSANAIAQAHGDISGFAKAVRCDGKLVGMAAVGHDVSHLVTAAELLVLHGARHGYSQDFMYAHPTLDECLAMALDAPQRPYPAN; this is encoded by the coding sequence ATGACCTGCGATGTCTGCATCATCGGCGGCGGCCCCGCCGGAACGCGTGCCGCACGCCTGCTGGCCGCTGAAGGCAAATCCGTCGTTCTGGTGGAAAGCGCGGAACTGGGCGGCACCTGCCTCAATCGCGGCTGCATTCCCACCAAGATGCTGCTGGGGGCCGTCACCACCCGGGCCAGCGTGCAGGCCCTGAACAAGCTGCGGGTGCTCTCCGGCGATGTTTCCCTGGAATTTCCGGCCATGCACACGCGCATGCGGCGTTTTGTCAGCGGAACGCGCCAGGCCCTGAGCAAGCAGCTGACCGCTGCCGGCATCACCGTGATGGAAGGGCATGCCACCTGCCTTGAACCGGGGCTTGTCCGCGTGGACGGCAACGAGGGCAGCCATCATGTCCGCGCTGCGGACATCATCATTGCCACCGGTTCCCGCCCAGCCGCCTTTCCCGGTCTGGCCGCCGACCACCTGGCCGTGCTGGACAGCACCGACCTGCTGGCCTCGTCGGACATTCCGGACAGTCTGCTCATCGTGGGGGGCGGGGTCATCGGCCTGGAACTGGCCGATGTCTACAGCGCGCTGGGCAGCCGCATCACCATCGTGGAGGCGGCCCCGCACATCCTGCCTGCCGAAGATGATGATATTGCCGCCGAAATGGCCCGTGCCTGCAAGAAAAAGGGGCAGTCGGTCATCTGCGGCATCCGGGCCACCTCGCTGGAAAGCCGGGACGGCCAGGCGGTGCTCATGCTGGAAAACGGCCAGATATTCACGGCCACCCGCGCCCTCATGGCCGTGGGACGGTCGCCCAATACCGCCGGCCTGGACTGCGACAAGCTGGGCTGCACCCTTGACCGGCGCGGCGCTGTGATGGTGGACACCTATTTGCAGGCAGCCCCCCATGTCTATGCCGTGGGCGATGTGAACGGGCGCGTGCAGCTTGCCCATGCGGCCGAGCATCAGGCCCTGTATGTCTCCCGCCTGCTGCTGGGACAGATCCATGCGCCCTATGATGACGGTCCTGTGCCGGCCTGCGTCTACGGCAGCACCGAAGTCATGCGTGTGGGCCTCACGGCGCGCGCTGCGGCGGCGCGGGGCAAGGTGACGGTTTCCGTGGCGCCCCTGAGCGCCAATGCCATTGCCCAGGCCCATGGCGACATCAGCGGCTTTGCCAAGGCCGTGCGCTGCGACGGCAAGCTGGTGGGCATGGCCGCCGTGGGGCATGATGTGTCGCACCTTGTCACGGCCGCCGAGCTGCTGGTGCTGCACGGCGCCCGGCACGGCTATTCGCAGGACTTCATGTACGCGCATCCCACGCTGGACGAATGTCTGGCCATGGCCCTTGACGCGCCCCAGCGCCCCTACCCCGCCAACTAA
- a CDS encoding redox-sensing transcriptional repressor Rex encodes MVSQPKSKHIPRATIQRLATYVQVLENLSRDGVEVISSNPLAEACGVNGSQVRKDLAYFGEFGIRGVGYHITSLIASITSALGVDREWRMALIGVGNLGKAILNHGEFRSRGFNIVGLFDCDPFKIGEIVHGLEVHCTKDLKGMVAELHIEIGIITTPPERAQRAAQHLMDAGLTSILNFAPARIKVPDHVSVEYVDFFHHLYSLAFNHTQQHS; translated from the coding sequence ATGGTTTCCCAACCAAAGAGCAAGCACATACCGCGCGCCACCATCCAGCGCCTGGCCACCTACGTACAGGTTCTTGAAAATCTTTCCCGGGACGGTGTGGAGGTCATTTCCTCCAACCCCCTGGCCGAGGCCTGTGGCGTCAACGGCTCGCAGGTACGCAAGGACCTCGCCTATTTCGGCGAGTTCGGCATCCGCGGCGTCGGCTATCACATCACATCGCTCATTGCCTCCATCACCTCCGCCCTGGGGGTGGACCGCGAATGGCGCATGGCCCTCATCGGAGTGGGCAATCTGGGCAAGGCCATTCTGAATCACGGCGAATTCCGCTCCCGCGGTTTCAATATCGTGGGCCTGTTCGACTGCGACCCCTTCAAGATCGGGGAAATCGTTCACGGCCTGGAAGTGCACTGCACCAAGGACCTCAAGGGCATGGTAGCCGAGCTGCACATCGAAATCGGCATCATCACCACCCCGCCGGAACGTGCCCAGCGCGCCGCCCAGCACCTCATGGATGCCGGCCTGACCAGCATTCTCAATTTTGCGCCCGCCCGCATCAAGGTGCCGGACCACGTTTCCGTGGAATATGTGGACTTTTTCCACCACCTGTACTCACTGGCCTTCAATCATACCCAGCAGCACAGCTAG
- a CDS encoding nitroreductase family protein, with protein sequence MDFKTLVTTARTCRRFVEEQPLHLSDLEWLTDCARVTPSARNAQVLRYILVSGKTVEAAFPLTTWAGALKDWGGPFPGERPTGFIAMLVPEDARELTFIDAGIAAQTIQLAATSRGWGCCIIVSFNHPKMQALLQVPQGYKIELMLGLGVAKEERRIAPLPPDGSVAYWRDAQQVHHVPKRALDDIIVGRFSD encoded by the coding sequence ATGGATTTCAAAACCCTTGTGACCACGGCCCGCACCTGCCGCCGCTTTGTGGAAGAACAGCCTCTGCATCTTTCTGACCTGGAATGGCTCACCGACTGCGCCCGCGTCACGCCCAGCGCCCGCAATGCGCAGGTGCTGCGCTACATCCTGGTCAGCGGCAAAACCGTGGAGGCGGCCTTTCCGCTGACCACCTGGGCCGGCGCCCTCAAGGACTGGGGCGGCCCCTTCCCCGGTGAACGCCCTACGGGCTTCATTGCCATGCTGGTGCCGGAGGATGCCCGCGAGCTGACCTTCATCGATGCCGGCATCGCGGCCCAGACCATCCAGCTGGCCGCCACCTCGCGCGGCTGGGGCTGCTGCATCATCGTCAGCTTCAATCATCCCAAGATGCAGGCCCTGCTCCAGGTGCCGCAGGGCTACAAAATCGAACTCATGCTCGGTCTGGGCGTTGCCAAGGAAGAACGCCGTATCGCACCCCTGCCGCCAGACGGCTCCGTTGCCTACTGGCGCGACGCGCAGCAGGTGCATCACGTGCCCAAGCGCGCCCTGGATGACATCATCGTGGGCCGCTTCAGCGACTAG
- a CDS encoding cobyrinate a,c-diamide synthase — protein sequence MTSLQLSLPRLCVSAVSGGGGKTLFSLGLARLLRQRGLRVRPFKKGPDYIDAAWLSQACGRAACNLDPFFLDADGLRRLFAHAAGQDRPGMAPDVDLALLEGNRGLYDGLDVQGSCSTAALARTLDCPVVLSLNCTKMTRTAAAVVAGLARFEPGVRVAGVILGQTASTRHESILRRSIEAYTDVPVLGCLPRQRQNPLPERHMGLASLEGDSFSAETEAVLDGLASLVAEHVNVEAVLEVARSAAPLTVPLPEGCADAAEALFGPARLPKAAPRIGYVRDAALWFYYPENLEALRRAGAQLVRLSLLDPAPWPELDGLYLGGGFPEDFAAGLAASPHLARLPDLAAAGLPVFAECGGFMVLAAALERDGVRHAMSGLFPVCAQFCARPQGLGYVEGRLLRDTPYFRAGEVLRGHEFHFSRCLPLTAAPLDTALELRRGVGMGGGRDALVRGRVWASYTHCFAPAVPQWAGRFVAAAATFAAERAHD from the coding sequence ATGACGTCCTTGCAGCTTTCCCTGCCGCGCCTGTGCGTGTCTGCCGTGTCCGGCGGAGGCGGCAAGACCCTGTTTTCTCTGGGGCTGGCGCGTCTGCTGCGGCAGCGCGGTCTGCGGGTCCGCCCGTTCAAGAAGGGGCCGGACTATATTGATGCTGCCTGGCTGTCCCAGGCCTGCGGGCGGGCGGCCTGCAATCTGGATCCCTTCTTTCTGGATGCCGACGGTCTGCGGCGGCTGTTTGCCCATGCCGCCGGGCAGGACCGGCCCGGCATGGCGCCGGACGTGGACCTGGCCCTGCTGGAAGGCAATCGCGGCCTGTATGACGGCCTGGATGTGCAGGGCAGCTGCTCCACGGCGGCGTTGGCCCGCACGCTGGACTGTCCTGTGGTGCTCAGCCTCAACTGCACCAAGATGACGCGCACGGCCGCTGCCGTGGTGGCCGGCCTGGCCCGTTTCGAGCCGGGCGTGCGCGTGGCGGGGGTCATTCTGGGGCAGACAGCCTCCACGCGCCACGAAAGCATCCTGCGGCGGAGCATTGAAGCCTATACGGATGTGCCTGTCCTGGGCTGTCTGCCCAGGCAGCGCCAGAATCCCCTGCCGGAACGGCACATGGGGCTGGCCTCGCTGGAGGGCGACAGCTTTTCGGCCGAGACGGAAGCCGTGCTGGACGGTCTGGCCTCGCTGGTGGCGGAACATGTGAATGTGGAGGCTGTGCTGGAGGTGGCCCGCTCGGCGGCCCCGCTGACGGTGCCGTTGCCCGAAGGCTGTGCCGATGCGGCCGAGGCCCTGTTCGGCCCTGCCCGGCTCCCGAAGGCTGCGCCGCGTATCGGCTATGTGCGCGATGCGGCGCTCTGGTTCTACTATCCGGAAAATCTGGAGGCCCTGCGCCGGGCCGGGGCGCAGTTGGTGCGCCTGTCCCTGCTGGACCCGGCGCCCTGGCCGGAGCTGGACGGCCTCTATCTGGGAGGCGGCTTTCCCGAAGACTTTGCCGCCGGGCTGGCGGCGTCTCCTCACCTTGCCCGCCTGCCTGATCTGGCGGCAGCGGGCCTGCCCGTCTTTGCGGAATGCGGGGGCTTCATGGTGCTGGCTGCGGCGCTGGAGCGGGATGGCGTGCGCCATGCCATGAGCGGCCTTTTTCCCGTGTGCGCGCAGTTCTGTGCCCGTCCGCAGGGGCTGGGCTATGTGGAAGGCCGTCTGCTGCGGGATACGCCCTATTTCAGGGCAGGTGAGGTCCTGCGCGGGCACGAATTCCATTTTTCGCGTTGTCTTCCCCTGACGGCGGCGCCGCTGGACACGGCGCTGGAGCTGCGCCGGGGCGTGGGCATGGGCGGGGGACGGGATGCCCTGGTGCGCGGGCGCGTGTGGGCATCCTATACGCATTGCTTTGCTCCGGCCGTGCCGCAATGGGCCGGCCGCTTTGTGGCAGCGGCCGCCACCTTTGCCGCGGAACGGGCGCACGACTGA
- a CDS encoding IMP cyclohydrolase, which produces MRDLKAMYKNVQKDVFPDTMTILLGEEKLIYRKRTWTLDGEEKGLRYGENPDQPAALYELVDGGITCGGLRWRGPGQGIVSALTEAQMIQAGKHPGKTNLTDVDNGANILQYLTDRPAAIILKHNNPCGAAWAEEGVATALERAFWCDRIAAFGGAVVTNRAFTREAAEMVAASYFEVVAAPSFEEGVVDILKSRKNLRIMELPGLGRLEELTASSFLDIKSLADGGIVVQKSFVNRILRNEDFLPAAATDKNGLSVAARMPTPAEMADLRFAWAVEAGVTSNSVIYARNGATVAIGTGEQDRVGCVELAAHKAYTKHADVLAFREHGLSLYELQQKAATDPALDEALQDIERRTREARGGLAGSVLVSDGFFPFRDGVDAAMKQGVTAIAQPGGSLRDAEVIMACNEASPQVAMVFTGQRSFKH; this is translated from the coding sequence ATGCGCGATCTCAAGGCCATGTACAAGAATGTCCAGAAAGACGTTTTTCCTGATACCATGACCATCCTGCTGGGAGAGGAAAAACTGATCTACAGAAAACGTACCTGGACGCTGGACGGGGAAGAAAAGGGCCTGCGCTACGGCGAAAATCCCGATCAGCCCGCCGCGCTCTACGAACTGGTGGACGGCGGCATCACCTGCGGGGGCCTGCGCTGGCGCGGTCCGGGGCAGGGCATTGTTTCTGCGCTTACCGAGGCGCAGATGATCCAGGCGGGCAAGCATCCCGGCAAGACCAATCTTACGGATGTGGATAACGGGGCCAATATTCTGCAATATCTCACCGATCGCCCGGCGGCCATCATCCTCAAGCACAACAATCCCTGCGGCGCGGCCTGGGCCGAGGAGGGCGTGGCCACGGCGCTGGAGCGTGCCTTCTGGTGTGACCGCATTGCGGCCTTCGGCGGGGCGGTGGTGACCAACCGTGCCTTTACCCGCGAGGCGGCCGAAATGGTGGCGGCCAGCTATTTCGAGGTAGTGGCGGCCCCGTCCTTTGAAGAGGGCGTGGTGGACATCCTCAAGAGCCGCAAGAATCTGCGCATCATGGAACTGCCCGGTCTGGGCCGCCTGGAAGAGCTGACGGCGTCCTCCTTCCTGGACATCAAGAGCCTGGCTGACGGCGGCATCGTGGTGCAGAAATCCTTTGTGAACCGCATCCTGCGCAATGAGGATTTTCTGCCCGCGGCCGCCACGGACAAGAACGGGCTTTCCGTGGCTGCCCGCATGCCCACACCGGCGGAAATGGCCGACCTGCGCTTTGCCTGGGCCGTGGAAGCGGGGGTGACCTCCAATTCCGTCATCTATGCCCGCAACGGCGCCACTGTGGCCATTGGTACGGGTGAGCAGGACCGCGTGGGCTGTGTGGAACTGGCCGCCCACAAGGCCTATACCAAGCATGCCGATGTGCTGGCCTTCCGTGAGCACGGCCTGTCGCTCTACGAATTGCAGCAGAAGGCCGCCACGGACCCGGCCCTTGACGAGGCCCTGCAGGATATCGAACGGCGCACCCGGGAAGCCCGGGGCGGTCTTGCGGGATCGGTGCTGGTGTCGGACGGTTTCTTCCCCTTCCGGGATGGCGTGGATGCGGCCATGAAGCAGGGGGTCACGGCCATTGCCCAGCCCGGCGGCTCGCTGCGGGATGCGGAAGTCATCATGGCCTGCAACGAGGCCAGCCCGCAGGTGGCCATGGTCTTTACCGGCCAGCGTTCCTTCAAGCACTAG